aaacaatgcttcgaatgcgaccattagcaggtgattaaatctttacagatccagagatggggtaaccccaggttaaagaggtgtgaattacatcaagccaggacagttggtaggatttcgcaggccagatggtgggggatgaatgtaatgtgacatgaatcccaggtcccggttgaggccgcactcgtgtgcggaacttggctataagtttctgctcggcgattctgcgttgtcgcgggtcctgaaggccgccttggagaacgcttacccggagatcagaggctgaatgcccttgactgctgaagtgttccccgactggaagggaccattcctgcctggtgattgttgcgcgatgtccgttcattcgttgtctacctcatacgctgcaggaaaggatgtcccgaagcgtggtacattggcgagaccatgcagacgctgcgacaacgaatgaacggacatcacgcaacaatcaccaggcaggaatgttcccttccagtcggagaacacttcagcagtcaagggcattcagcctctgatctccgggtaagcgttctccaaggcggccttcaggacgcgcaacaacgcagaatcgccgagcagaaacttatagccaagttccgcacacatgagtgcggcctcaaccgggacctgggattcatgtcacattacattcatcccccaccatctggcctgcgaaatcctaccaactgtcctggcttgatgtaattcacacctctttaacctggggttaccccatctctggatctgtaaagatttaatcacctgctaatggtcgcattcgaagcattgtttggcatctttgaatttgtctatatatgtgtttctggaacatacctcttcattcacctgaggaaggagcagcgctccgaaagctagtgacatcgaaacaaacctgttggactttaacctggtgttgtaagacttcgtactgtccaaaaaggttgcgtggggttacggggatgaggtggaggtgtgggcttaggtagggtgctctttccaagggccaatgcagatcgatgggccgaatagccaccttctgcactgtaaattctgtgattctatgataagcaTACGAGGGAACAGAGAATTATGAGATAGATTCAGATGAGAAAAGGTGGGAGGGAACTCGGGTGGGCAtgaacaatcaacatcctggggttaccattgaccagaaactgaactggactagccatataaatactgtggctacaagagcaagtcagaagtTGGAGTTCCCTTCCAAACCACctgccatcctgatttggaacaatatcaccgttccttcattgtcgctaggtccaaatcctggaactccctcgctaacaggaggtgggtgtacctacactacacagaaggcagctcaccaccaccttcttgagggcaattaggaatgggtaataaatacttacctggcaggggtgaaaccatgatcaagaaggtggttcgcccaggatgaggctagcccattgcacttcgggtgtgctgacgcctgcgatgttccCAAATGTGGGATACTCGACTgctaaatttgtggtagtgggggactgcatttatttttttttaaaaaggaatgggtaataaatgctggcctaaccaatgacTCCGACATTTGAAGAATGAATTAATAAAAAATGAACACTGGCATGAACTGAAATGCCTGTTGTGCCATATATCCTCATGTATATTGGACAAAAATGAGGCTACTTCACTCCATTCCAGTTTCCTTGCCTTTATGAGGACAGTTAAATGATAACTATGGAAAGAAGAAATTAGGGGAAGTCAATTGGGTCTATAAATTCATACTGCGAATGGGACAATGAGGACTTTGAAAGTGGGGCACAGATCAGGATTTAGGTGATGAAGCCGCATTTATTTGTTGGTCCCAGTGGATGGAAAATCAAGTGGAACTCACTAACCACCGTGTCCAAATTTGTGATACGCACTGTAGTCACGCAGTGGTGTTCAGCACCAGGAGTGATTTTATTTCTATGCAAGAAAATCCGGGAATGAGaaacagccattcagcccatccctctagaatcatagaatgatacagacaggaggaggccatttggcctatcatgcctctgccagctctttgaaagagctatctgaATAGTCCCTCACctgggctcttccccccccccccccccccccccccccccacagtcctgcAAACGTCTCCCTTTCATGTttctatccaattcccttttgaaagttaataCTGAATCTCTTCGTGCTACCCTTGATACATTCCTACATTAATTCTGTATTCATGGGCGGTGTGGTGCTGTGAGGTTACCCCCTTAACATGGAACTACAGTAGAGGGCAATTTGGGGAAAAGGGCCAAAGGCAAGGCTGACATCACAAAATACTCTACACTGGGATTGTATTACCTTCTATCTGACCTCGAAATAATTTCAAAGTTATTTTCTTCCTTGGTTATGCTTCAGTGAGTCAATGTTGTTATAAAGGATAAaaagagtccggtagtaatagctttgttgaaaatttggaggcagtttcgccagcacatcgggttgggggcagggtcaagggaaatgctgattcgggggaaccttagatttgagccagggaagtgggatggaaatgttcGGAGATGGGAAGAGAAAAGAAttgggacactaaaagatttgtttcttgggggtcggtttgtggaattgaaggagcagagggaaatatttagatacatgtaggttcgagactttgccagaaaggagatagagcttcccagtagagccggcttccacattgctggaggtggtgctgacgacaggaggactggagaagggggtagtatcgataGTTTATGGAGCTATTCTGGAGGAGAAGGTGCCGCTGGAAAGGATCAAGGCggagtgggaggatgagttgggagagggtatggaggatgtgttctggtgtgaggtgctccggagggtgaaccttgtgtgcgaggttggggctgatacagctgaaggtggtgtatagagcacaccttacaagggcgaggatgagccggctctttcctttgaaggggtagaagatgtgtgtgaacgttgcggggcggGAGGCCCCAGCAAGCCACattcatgttttggtcctgtccaaaactggaggattactggaagggcgTTTTtcaggtaatctctaaagtggtgcacgtgaaactggacccggaccctcgggaggccatattcggggtgtcagaccagctggggttggaaacgggcaggaaggcagatgttgtagccttcgccttgttgattgcacaaaggcggatcctgttagggtggagatcaacctctccatcctgtgccctggcgtggcggaggacctgctggaattctggacgcttgaaaaggtcaaatttgaactgagggaaaggatggaggggttcgacaattcatgggcgttagtcattatgcactttcgagaattggatcacattgaacattagggggggttgggggctgggagggttgggggagaaggactgtatatgttaatggtgaatatgggtgattcctgattcctttttgtcatttgtttatgttaacatgcgggttaatgtttgggatttggtgggaggatgggattgttgttattgatatggggattgacattacattcgttactgattattgtttattgttgggtgtaagtttgggagaaaatgtgaaaaaggagaataaaaatatttataaaggaTGAAGAGGAAAGAAATGGGTGTCAATGGTGACAGTATATAATATATTTGCTCCTTTTGAAAATGTTTGACTGTAGATTGCAGCCAAGCTGCGGAACAGATGAAGAATAACCCTCGGCACCAAGTGTATCTAAATGGAGTGTCACAGCAGCAGCTGCAGAAATTACACCAGCTACTGAGGGACAGCCTGAATGGGCTGAGCCTTGACCAGAGTCTGGAGACAATCCTGAGGGAAAACTCCATCAACCCAGAGGAAGATCTCAACAAACTCGATGACGATGAATTGGCAAAAAAGAAAAAAATCATGGACGAACTGTTTGAAAGGAACCGGAGAAAACCCAATGACCCAGAGTTTGTTTATGACCTGGAAGTTGATTTTCCACAGGACGGACAGATTGAGTCATGTGGCTGGGATGAGGAAGAACAAGGTGGAGAGTTCTGACAAAGtgccatccagactcaaaacgttggctctgtctctctctctctctctctctctctctccacagaagctgtcagacctgctgagatgttccagcattaTCGGCGTTTGTTGGAGAGTTCTGACTTGTCTTTCATTTGCAGAACTGTCAGTGTGCATCCATGAGGGCAGAAGAAGCGAGTGGTCAGCTAACAATTGGTCAAAGTTACAACTGTAGCAGACATGGAATTATGTCCAAACAGATTAAAGGGAGCAGGAGCAGGGTGTTGTTTTCACTTCCTAGTAAACTGCAAATGTTAAACAGCAAATCTTGGGAATCGTTTTTGGCCTCATTAAGGTGAGGGGTCTTGATGCTGGGGAAGGGAAAACATGTTATGGTGGGGGTACCTACATTGAGGATATATTTTCAATGTAGAAAACGTACACTCCCACAGATGTCAAAACTAACATCACATTTCAAGTGATgaaatttcccgtaccagcctccccaaacaggcgccggaatgtggtgactaggagcttttcacagtaacttcatttgaagcttgtgacaagcgattttcatttcatttttttcatttcaagtgATGTTTGTTCAGGAATAAATATTTGCCAGGATACAGGGAGAATCCATCAGCTCTTCTTTGAAAGAGAGCCACATTTGCATGCAGCCAAGAGGGCAGATGAAACCTTGGTTCAATGACCATCCAAAATATACTAAAGACTTgagtttatatagcacctttcatgaaaaCAGGACAACCCAAAGTACTTTAGAAATGTAGTCACTGCAGGAAATCCGGCAGTCACCCTGTGTGCAGCAATCACTCACAAACAGCAATATGGTAATGGACAAATAATCTGTGTTTTactatgttaattgagggatatatGCTAGTCAGGTTATCAGGATAACACCATAGTCTCTTTTATctattggaatcgaacctgggaccctggcgctgtgaagccacagtgctatccacttgtgctactttgCTGCCCAATTGGGCAGAGGTAATGATACAGGCTTGAGGCAAGAGTTGGCCCAAGCAGACTGAGcacagataattgagggtaggacagttgggaACAATGGCGGatattcagggagatattaaatacctctcaattaaagtatattcctgagaggaagaggaattgtaaaagggagaaaaatgttccatggctaaacaaggaagtcaaggaggaCATAAGGCAAAacctagggcataccatactgcaaaggcTGGTAAGCTGgaagattgggagaactttaaggttcagtaaaaggctactaaaaataaaaccGAAAGAGcgaagatgaactacgaaaggaaactagcagaaaacataaatactgataccaaaagcttctataagtgtttaataataataatcacttgttgtcacaagtaggcttcaatgaagttactgggaaaagcccctagtcgccacattccagcgcctgttcggggaggccggtcggGAAtggaaaccgtgctgctggcattgttctgcattacaagccagctgtttatcccactgtgctaaaccagagggAAAGAATAGATAAAGTAAATGGTGACCCTTTAGAGGACGGCACTGGTGAGGTAATGGGGAACGCAGAGGTGCCGGAGACACTGAACCAATGTTTTGCCTCTGGCTTCACGGTAGAGGATAACAATTTTCCAAAAActtcagttaatgcagaggaacttggtgcaataaccatcactagggagaaggtattgaataaactaatgggatgtaCGAACTGTAACTAGCAGGGTGCCACGGGGTGGGGTCAGTCCTCGaacttcaactgtttacaatctacataAATGATCGGCAAGCAGGGCAAGAATATAACAGTAACATTTGTGgacgatactaaaataggtgggaaaacagGCAGTGAAAAGATATAGAATTaacgatggatatagataggcgaggagtttgggccaaaatttggcagatggagtttaatgtggatacgtatgacgttatccattttggcagaaaaTATAGAAAGggaaattatctaaatggaaagcagattcaaaatgtttctgaggcagagggaactgggtgtctttgttcatgaatcgcagaaaattggtatgcaggtacagcatgtaataaaaaaggcaaatagaATCTTAGTGTTGCAGTtatataggatgttggtgagaccacatctggagtactgtatcctgttttggtctccttatttgaggaaggatgtggtggcattggaggcagttcagaggaggttcaccagagtgattccagggatgaaatggTTGACATATGAGGAACGATTAAAcacttatactcactggagtttagaagaatgagagggaatctgatcaaggtatataaaaaaactacaagggattgataaagtaagcaTAGACAAATATCCCCCCTTGTGGGGCACATTAGAACAAGATGTCACAGATATATGTTGAGAGACAGTAGATTTAAACCCGAGATGTGGAGGAACAACTTCTCGCAGAGTATGGtgaatttctttttaaatgtattttattacaaacatgtatcaaaacaggttacagcatataaacaccctgggaagcatacttcccagcaatcaacaacAGTCTCTGCAAATTTCCTcccttttcaaccccccccccccgacgacaaacagctcctcaaacacagtcagaaacatcccccacctttactcaaatccccctgcagagccccttaactcataccttatcttctccaaccgcaggaagtcgtatagGTCATCCAACCAAGCcaatccccggtggcgatgccgacagccactccagtaaaatttgctgtgtgcaatcaaagaggcgaaggccacgtcggccttcctcctctccatgagctccggcttctctgaaaccccaaatatcgccaccaaagggtccaggtccacctcctccagagggtggtaaatttgtggaattcattgctccatagtgcggtggactctgaatcattaaatgtttcaggaaggagatagatatatttctgattttaaaaatgggttaaagggatttggggaacaggGAGAAAGGTGGACTTCAGActcggaagagatcagccatgatctgattgaatggcggtgcaggttcaaagggctgatttacctacttctgctcccaattcctatgTAACATACGTGAATTTGTTTCCTCATTTATGTCTTAAGACTTGCAGCTATAATTCTGACTGAGAACAGTATTTGAACTTTCATAATCTAAGGGTGATGTACGTCACAACTTATGTGCTCCCTTCCAGGTACAGGTCAGGCTATCATATGGGATAGAATCTCTGGAAAGTAGTCTGGTCCCAGGTTTCACATAGGAACTATTGACAGATAAGACAGTAGGTTGAAGTTTTGCAGAAAAAGTTTGATAAGCTATGTTCTATTTGATAAGGATAGTAACGTCAAGTGTACTTCTCACTGGCACTTGGATTCATAGTCATACAATCATACAGCATAGACAAGGCCCTTCGTACCATCGCATCTGGGCCAGTTAAAAACAatcatctattctaatcccattggcctgcacttggcccatagccttgtatgccttgggatcgcaagtgcacatctaaatacttcttaaatgttatgagggtctctgcctctaccgcCCTTTCAGGAGCGAGTTCCAGACTTCCACCACCCTCTTAAGTGGAAACGTTTTCCTCATATCCCTTCTAAATCtccagccccttaccttaaatctatgctccctggtcaatgatccctccaccaagggcaaaAGCTTCTTCCTGTTGACTCTATCTataccctcataattttatacgtctcagtctcctctgctccaaggaaaacaatccaaatctATGTAATCTCTAATATAAATCTATATAATCGTTATAACAAACTCTCCCGCCCAGGCAATATCCTGCAGAAGGATTCAATTCCTCCAACATTGAGAAACGTACAGCCAGCAGTTTAGTTCAATAACATGAAGTCCACCTTGCCTAGTACAAAtctgcatttaaaaaataaataaggcTTTGGTGTTTAGCAATGTAATTTGGTAAGCTGAAAACATGTGCGCATTGTGGGTTATAAATGGGAAATGCTGGAGCTATGCAGCAAGTCAGGTAGCATAGAG
This window of the Scyliorhinus torazame isolate Kashiwa2021f chromosome 14, sScyTor2.1, whole genome shotgun sequence genome carries:
- the cep19 gene encoding centrosomal protein of 19 kDa; its protein translation is MAYIPRKCGVKFKPPAIVLIYEDENTKKNRQRLIPVRNFSKFSDCSQAAEQMKNNPRHQVYLNGVSQQQLQKLHQLLRDSLNGLSLDQSLETILRENSINPEEDLNKLDDDELAKKKKIMDELFERNRRKPNDPEFVYDLEVDFPQDGQIESCGWDEEEQGGEF